A window from Branchiostoma floridae strain S238N-H82 chromosome 16, Bfl_VNyyK, whole genome shotgun sequence encodes these proteins:
- the LOC118403195 gene encoding KAT8 regulatory NSL complex subunit 2-like isoform X2 codes for MLKHRTATFTRVKATLQQEQFCNYIHRSCLQPRAEGSEYCIRHVLEDKAGPYRQCNYVSGKSGKRCSNAAPKAANRDGYCSEHAARAAMWRQRANRRKRPVDNSGPLLEHLLHYSPELEKSLGRALPQANVISSSNQPSRVLDYDYSSESDQEPIQVDQAWRGDGDSDAESIDSEQEDPLKHAGVYTAEEVALITREKLIRLQSLYIDQFKRLQHLLKEKRRKYLTAKKMEQDILGSVIPSTDEDLDSSDKEKLRTLRATKRYRKRHGAEALLQSRSNERRIAASESHLVTKPTPPPRCNIIIDGERCSHNVVPMSRFCLQHILHDPHQVLFQHCSHSTGGIEICDKPVAMGMDRTTCVLHSPLPPQRFKLPEKEEEMIVEEVKPDVMQVDVEEDDSKPMEVTASGGKSQRQDLAEADTKSGEEGTKEESSRNQETTALVDETPATSAQPASQQESMDTNGETSTAVSS; via the exons ATGTTGAAACACAGAACAGCAACCTTTACTCGAGTCAAGGCTACACTACAACAG GAACAGTTCTGTAACTACATCCACCGTAGCTGCCTCCAGCCACGAGCAGAAGGTTCGGAATATTGTATCCGGCACGTGTTGGAGGATAAGGCAGGGCCGTACCGTCAGTGTAACTACGTGTCAGGGAAGTCTGGCAAACGGTGCTCCAACGCAGCACCCAAAGCAGCCAACAGGGATGG TTACTGCAGCGAGCATGCGGCTCGAGCAGCCATGTGGCGCCAGCGGGCTAACAGAAGGAAGCGACCGGTGGACAATTCAGGCCCCCTTCTGGAACACCTGCTTCACTACAGCCCGGAGCTGGAGAAAAGTCTGGGGAGGGCCCTGCCACAAGCTAATGTCATCTCCTcatccaaccaaccaagcaGGGTCTTAG ATTATGACTACTCAAGTGAGAGTGACCAGGAGCCTATCCAGGTGGACCAGGCATGGAGAGGAGATGGGGACAGCGATGCTGAGAGCATTGACAGTGAACAAGAGGACCCTCTCAA GCATGCTGGAGTATACACTGCAGAGGAGGTTGCCCTGATCACCCGGGAGAAACTGATCAGGTTGCAGTCCCTGTACATAGATCAGTTCAAGAGGTTGCAGCATCTCTTGAAGGAAAAGAGACGCAAGTACCTCACCGCCAAGAAAATGGAGCAGGACATTCTTG GCTCTGTGATTCCTTCTACTGATGAAGACTTAGACAGCTCTGACAAGGAGAAACTCCGCACCCTCCGCGCTACCAAGCGATATCGTAAGCGTCACGGAGCCGAGGCCCTTCTGCAGAGCAGGTCCAACGAGAGGAGAATCGCTGCATCAGAGAGCCACCTTGTCACCAAGCCCACCCCTCCCCCTCGCTGTAACATCATTATAGACGGGGAGAGATGTAGTCACAATGTGGTGCCCATGTCAAGATTCTGTCTTCAAC ACATCCTTCACGACCCTCACCAGGTCCTGTTCCAGCACTGCTCTCATTCCACAGGAGGGATCGAGATCTGTGACAAGCCTGTCGCCATGGGGATGGACAGAACCACCTGTGTTCTACACTCACCCCTCCCTCCGCAGAGGTTCAAACTGCCTGAGAAAGAGGAGGAGATGATAGTGGAG GAGGTGAAGCCAGACGTTATGCAGGTAGATGTGGAAGAAGATGACAGCAAGCCCATGGAGGTCACAGCTTCAGGGGGCAAGAGTCAAAGACAAGACCTGGCAGAAGCTGACACCAAAAGTGGTGAAGAGGGGACCAAGGAAGAATCCTCGAGGAACCAGGAAACAACAGCCCTGGTAGATGAAACACCAGCTACCTCCGCCCAGCCGGCTTCTCAACAA GAGTCCATGGATACAAATGGTGAAACATCAACAGCTGTGTCATCATAA
- the LOC118403195 gene encoding KAT8 regulatory NSL complex subunit 2-like isoform X1 has product MVSPVKLWKADIMLKHRTATFTRVKATLQQEQFCNYIHRSCLQPRAEGSEYCIRHVLEDKAGPYRQCNYVSGKSGKRCSNAAPKAANRDGYCSEHAARAAMWRQRANRRKRPVDNSGPLLEHLLHYSPELEKSLGRALPQANVISSSNQPSRVLDYDYSSESDQEPIQVDQAWRGDGDSDAESIDSEQEDPLKHAGVYTAEEVALITREKLIRLQSLYIDQFKRLQHLLKEKRRKYLTAKKMEQDILGSVIPSTDEDLDSSDKEKLRTLRATKRYRKRHGAEALLQSRSNERRIAASESHLVTKPTPPPRCNIIIDGERCSHNVVPMSRFCLQHILHDPHQVLFQHCSHSTGGIEICDKPVAMGMDRTTCVLHSPLPPQRFKLPEKEEEMIVEEVKPDVMQVDVEEDDSKPMEVTASGGKSQRQDLAEADTKSGEEGTKEESSRNQETTALVDETPATSAQPASQQESMDTNGETSTAVSS; this is encoded by the exons ATGG TTTCTCCTGTGAAGCTTTGGAAAGCAGACATAATGTTGAAACACAGAACAGCAACCTTTACTCGAGTCAAGGCTACACTACAACAG GAACAGTTCTGTAACTACATCCACCGTAGCTGCCTCCAGCCACGAGCAGAAGGTTCGGAATATTGTATCCGGCACGTGTTGGAGGATAAGGCAGGGCCGTACCGTCAGTGTAACTACGTGTCAGGGAAGTCTGGCAAACGGTGCTCCAACGCAGCACCCAAAGCAGCCAACAGGGATGG TTACTGCAGCGAGCATGCGGCTCGAGCAGCCATGTGGCGCCAGCGGGCTAACAGAAGGAAGCGACCGGTGGACAATTCAGGCCCCCTTCTGGAACACCTGCTTCACTACAGCCCGGAGCTGGAGAAAAGTCTGGGGAGGGCCCTGCCACAAGCTAATGTCATCTCCTcatccaaccaaccaagcaGGGTCTTAG ATTATGACTACTCAAGTGAGAGTGACCAGGAGCCTATCCAGGTGGACCAGGCATGGAGAGGAGATGGGGACAGCGATGCTGAGAGCATTGACAGTGAACAAGAGGACCCTCTCAA GCATGCTGGAGTATACACTGCAGAGGAGGTTGCCCTGATCACCCGGGAGAAACTGATCAGGTTGCAGTCCCTGTACATAGATCAGTTCAAGAGGTTGCAGCATCTCTTGAAGGAAAAGAGACGCAAGTACCTCACCGCCAAGAAAATGGAGCAGGACATTCTTG GCTCTGTGATTCCTTCTACTGATGAAGACTTAGACAGCTCTGACAAGGAGAAACTCCGCACCCTCCGCGCTACCAAGCGATATCGTAAGCGTCACGGAGCCGAGGCCCTTCTGCAGAGCAGGTCCAACGAGAGGAGAATCGCTGCATCAGAGAGCCACCTTGTCACCAAGCCCACCCCTCCCCCTCGCTGTAACATCATTATAGACGGGGAGAGATGTAGTCACAATGTGGTGCCCATGTCAAGATTCTGTCTTCAAC ACATCCTTCACGACCCTCACCAGGTCCTGTTCCAGCACTGCTCTCATTCCACAGGAGGGATCGAGATCTGTGACAAGCCTGTCGCCATGGGGATGGACAGAACCACCTGTGTTCTACACTCACCCCTCCCTCCGCAGAGGTTCAAACTGCCTGAGAAAGAGGAGGAGATGATAGTGGAG GAGGTGAAGCCAGACGTTATGCAGGTAGATGTGGAAGAAGATGACAGCAAGCCCATGGAGGTCACAGCTTCAGGGGGCAAGAGTCAAAGACAAGACCTGGCAGAAGCTGACACCAAAAGTGGTGAAGAGGGGACCAAGGAAGAATCCTCGAGGAACCAGGAAACAACAGCCCTGGTAGATGAAACACCAGCTACCTCCGCCCAGCCGGCTTCTCAACAA GAGTCCATGGATACAAATGGTGAAACATCAACAGCTGTGTCATCATAA
- the LOC118403198 gene encoding methylsterol monooxygenase 1-like: MQKYKIQQNKPETWEAQLQCFKLLMFSHFFIQMPLMCGTYHFTQWFGIPYDYDSIPPWYILGLQIFGCFIVEDVWHYFLHRVLHHKNYYKYVHKVHHNFQAPFGAVAEYAHPVETVVLGTGFFLGILFFCTHFVQMWVWGLFRLLETIDVHSGYDIPYNPMHLLPFYTGARFHDFHHMNFNGNYAPTFRWWDKLLGTDQQYKEYCSKLGTKEGLKKD; encoded by the exons ATGCAGAAATACAAGATCCAACAG AACAAGCCTGAGACATGGGAAGCACAACTGCAGTGCTTTAAGCTGCTGATGTTCAGCCATTTCTTCATCCAGATGCCTCTGATGTGTGGAACCTACCACTTCACTCAGTGGTTCGGCATTCCCTATGACTATGACTCCATCCCACCATG GTATATCTTAGGCCTGCAGATATTTGGGTGCTTCATAGTTGAAGACGTCTGGCACTACTTCCTCCACCGTGTTCTGCACCATAAGAACTACTACAAGTATGTGCATAAGGTGCACCATAACTTTCAG GCACCGTTTGGAGCAGTGGCAGAGTATGCCCACCCAGTGGAGACTGTGG TGCTGGGAACAGGGTTCTTCCTCGGCATCCTGTTCTTCTGCACCCACTTTGTGCAGATGTGGGTCTGGGGACTGTTCCGTCTGCTGGAGACCATAGATGTGCACAGTGGATATGACATCCCTTACAACCCCATGCACCTCCTCCCCTTCTATACAG GTGCACGTTTCCATGACTTTCACCACATGAACTTCAACGGGAACTACGCCCCCACCTTCAGATGGTGGGACAAGCTGCTCGGCACCGACCAGCAGTACAAGGAGTACTGCAGCAAGCTGGGCACCAAGGAGGGACTGAAGAAGGACTAG
- the LOC118403196 gene encoding uridine phosphorylase 1-like, with amino-acid sequence MDSDRQHCDTSNEYVHLQNPHLKSMTSDFLYHFNLGTATHDLPAMFGDVKFVVVGGSATRMGKFARYIHQELGLPESEEPQDLADTDRYGMFKAGPVLSVSHGMGMPSMSIMLNELLKLLYHARCSNVVMFRMGTSGGLGLEPGTVVISKAAVDSCFRPRYTQIVLGQEISRPAELDQGLVDELLHVAAQEEGLTAVAGNTMCANGFYEEQGRLDGAFCDYTEQDKLQYLQKGRDAGVRNIEMESLCFAALCRNAGVKAGVVCVTLVDRLRGDQVTTPHDTLKEWELRPQKLLAKFIRSRLGMK; translated from the exons ATGGATTCTGACAGACAACATTG TGACACCAGCAATGAATACGTTCACCTGCAAAATCCCCACCTGAAGTCTATGACGTCGGACTTCCTCTATCACTTCAACCTGGGCACAGCCACGCACGACCTTCCTGCCATGTTTGGGGATGTCAAG TTTGTAGTTGTTGGAGGCAGTGCAACTCGTATGGGGAAGTTTGCTCGGTACATCCACCAGGAGTTAGGCCTGCCTGAGTCTGAGGAGCCCCAGGACCTGGCCGATACTGACCGCTATGGCATGTTTAAGGCTGGACCTGTGCTGTCTGTTAGT CATGGTATGGGGATGCCGTCCATGTCCATCATGCTGAATGAGTTACTGAAGCTACTGTACCATGCCAGGTGCAGTAATGTCGTCATGTTTAGGATGGGCACTTCAGGGGGGCTAG GCCTTGAGCCAGGCACAGTTGTAATCAGTAAGGCAGCTGTGGATTCCTGTTTCAGACCGAGGTATACACAG ATTGTACTAGGCCAGGAGATTTCCCGACCCGCGGAACTAGACCAGGGTCTGGTGGATGAGCTGTTACACGTGGCTGCCCAGGAGGAGGGGCTGACGGCAGTGGCAGGGAACACCATGTGTGCCAATGGCTTCTACGAAG AACAGGGACGGCTTGACGGAGCGTTCTGTGACTACACAGAACAGGACAAACTACAGTACCTACAGAAGGGCAGGGATGCTGGGGTCAGGAACATTGAGATGGAGTCACTCTGCTTTGCCGCTTTGTGTAGAAATGCAGGAGTAAAAG CTGGTGTGGTGTGTGTGACCCTTGTGGATCGTCTCCGTGGAGACCAGGTCACCACCCCTCATGACACGCTGAAGGAATGGGAGCTCCGACCACAGAAACTATTGGCTAAGTTCATAAGAAGTCGGCTGGGCATGAAATAG
- the LOC118403550 gene encoding cyclin-T2-like: MAAVERWHFTPQQLMDTPTRKCGVDADKELSYRQQAANLIQDMGQRLTVNQLCIITAIVYMHRLYMYHSFTKIPQKSLAAACLFLAAKVEEQPRKLEHVIRVAHVCLHRDSPNLDTKSETYLQQAQDLVINESILLQTLGFEVAIDHPHTHVVKTTQLIRAPKDLAQTAYFMATNSLHLTAFSLQYKPTVVACMCIHLACKWASWEIPRSNDGKYWWEYVDPNVTLDLLDSLTTEFLHIMDKTPSRLKRKISNYKMAGDSPMSSIFNAAHTSGKMRPKPEATSTVSTATASGSSATTGQPQPGSSSNYSAPTEYTNHDRQGKDSAHHKAGLQSASSSSVNTSTSVDLKSHPDLPTLPPLVPPATKSPPKLFINQDALRKMEEKREGTPTAHGAHHSQRPSTHRDKYGRPVQSKADRGEREHGLGGVTKHHPSQMNAHRERHHHQGHHPASHKDQQRHHEKTVVPGHEKMSTVHHHPREKVPPNSKDKHRHEHHHRHSASAASRHHSRGTQPSQGSLPHPHKHQGPGDVPDSKSRKRAHAGSPDMAVLHGATRMATDGAAGLMHPSPAKKHQRDHPGQLHAPAPGSLESSSLLKLPDATPCPPPPVWPAPPLSPIP; encoded by the exons ATGGCGGCGGTGGAACGATGGCATTTCACACCACAACAACTCATGGACACTCCTACACGCAAGTGTGGCGTAGACGCCGACAAAGAACTTTCCTATAGACAACAGGCTGCTAACTTGATCCAGGACATGGGACAACGCCTCACCGT TAACCAACTATGTATCATCACTGCCATTGTATATATGCAtcggttatacatgtaccattccTTCACCAAGATTCCACaaaaat CCCTGGCTGCTGCCTGTTTGTTCCTGGCTGCCAAAGTGGAAGAACAGCCTCGCAAGCTGGAGCATGTGATCCGCGTGGCCCACGTATGTCTGCACAGGGACTCCCCCAACCTGGACACGAAAAGCGAG ACATATCTTCAACAAGCCCAAGATTTAGTGATCAATGAGAGTATACTGTTGCAAACTTTAG GCTTTGAGGTTGCCATAGACCATCCTCACACCCATGTGGTCAAAACTACCCAACTTATCCGAG ccccCAAGGATTTGGCGCAGACCGCATATTTCATGGCGACCAACAG tctGCACCTGACAGCCTTCAGTCTTCAGTACAAGCCTACCGTGGTGGCCTGCATGTGCATCCACCTCGCCTGCAAGTGGGCAAGTTGGGAG ATCCCACGGTCGAACGATGGGAAGTACTGGTGGGAGTATGTTGACCCCAATGTTACACTGGACCTACTTGACA GTCTTACCACAGAGTTTCTGCATATTATGGACAAGACCCCAAGTAGACTGAAGAGGAAAATTAGCAATTACAAA ATGGCAGGGGATTCCCCTATGTCCTCCATCTTTAATGCTGCTCACACCTCAGGAAAAATG AGGCCAAAGCCAGAGGCCACATCCACTGTTTCCACGGCGACTGCCTCCGGTAGTTCTGCCACTACGGGCCAGCCCCAGCCTGGGTCCTCCTCCAATTATTCAG CCCCTACAGAATACACCAACCATGACAGGCAAGGGAAGGACTCTGCACACCACAAAGCAGGCCTGCAGTCAGCGAGTTCCAGTTCTGTAAATACCTCCACTAGCGTGGACCTGAAATCTCATCCTGACCTCCCCACCCTGCCCCCGCTGGTTCCCCCGGCAACAAAGTCCCCGCCCAAGCTCTTCATCAACCAGGATGCCCTGCGGAAGATGGAGGAGAAGAGGGAGGGTACTCCGACCGCGCACGGCGCCCACCACTCACAGCGTCCCAGCACGCACAGAGACAAGTACGGCAGGCCGGTGCAATCTAAGGCGGACAGAGGGGAGCGAGAGCACGGCTTGGGAGGCGTCACGAAACATCACCCCAGCCAGATGAATGCTCACAGGGAAAGACACCACCACCAGGGACACCATCCTGCGTCCCACAAGGATCAGCAGAGACATCATGAGAAGACTGTAGTCCCAGGGCACGAGAAAATGTCCACAGTACACCACCATCCCAGAGAGAAGGTGCCCCCCAACAGTAAAGACAAGCATCGCCACGAGCACCACCACAGGCACTCGGCGAGCGCGGCATCCCGACATCATTCCCGTGGCACCCAGCCATCTCAGGGCAGCCTGCCACACCCACACAAGCACCAGGGTCCGGGCGACGTCCCCGACTCCAAGTCCAGGAAGCGGGCTCACGCAGGAAGCCCCGACATGGCCGTGCTTCACGGTGCAACGAGGATGGCCACCGACGGCGCTGCAGGGCTCATGCACCCCTCCCCTGCCAAAAAGCACCAGCGAGATCACCCCGGACAGCTCCACGCTCCTGCCCCGGGGTCGCTAGAGAGCTCCAGCCTGCTGAAGCTGCCCGATGCCACCCCCTGCCCCCCACCACCCGTCTGGCCAGCACCCCCCCTCAGCCCCATCCCC
- the LOC118403199 gene encoding V-type proton ATPase subunit F-like, which translates to MARMMKAGKLISVIGDEDTCTGFLLGGIGEMNKERKPNFLVVEKDTSVSEIEETFKSFVQRTDIAVILINQNIAELIRHVIDAHTNPIPAVLEIPSKDHPYDASKDSILRRAKGMFNPDDFR; encoded by the exons atggcgcgGATGATGAAAGCCGGAAAGCTGATCTCTGTGATCGGCGATGAA GACACCTGTACTGGGTTTCTGCTGGGAGGTATCGGGGAGATGAACAAGGAAAGAAAGCCCAACTTCCTGGTTGTGGAAAAAG ACACCAGTGTAAGTGAGATAGAGGAAACTTTCAAGAGTTTTGTGCAAAGAACTGACATTGCTGTCATCCTCATCAACCAAAAT ATAGCAGAGCTGATCCGCCATGTGATCGACGCTCACACGAACCCCATTCCTGCTGTTCTGGAGATTCCGTCCAAAGACCATCCGTACGACGCCAGTAAGGATTCCATCCTCAGACGGGCAAAG gGCATGTTCAACCCCGATGATTTCAGATAA